One genomic region from Magallana gigas chromosome 3, xbMagGiga1.1, whole genome shotgun sequence encodes:
- the LOC105334476 gene encoding uncharacterized protein translates to MMTAEVINIQVKQESSDANHQNTTATKVTEPNENGVQVSEETTSQVETAPQAVLVQAGTTLEGGSVSASEQLQRMIQQQYLVNLIQFQQSMLQTGQAMQHHQSLLSAIDFTKLNQEATASCDAAATQVASDTLDKDKKQAKVNIEGLLEIGSDSETNENGDSVLGDGCDDLGKGGRERIRHSVGGRNINQYGREFTNGRPLPDHLRVQILQLALQGIRPCEISRQLQVSHGCVSKILNRYRKTGSINPGQIGGSKPKVTTPDVVNRVRQYKLENPQMFAWEIRQKLLADKICNEKNIPSISSINRIIRDKAILQRRCIEGIPVVDSDDGETDELTIDPEHLKHFMIVPNLTPNSSEGQTVIPIQALSSLPTDTAQTVVIPTVSMPSQGPVTSTSPNSPNSAVVTYQVTSSPSQPASTPLVGSQRTSESETYDIEKEQETAVSFIQESSSEDGESSKGHDIKVIQLEYTTNNDEQNKEARSGQDKTEVSVAETSRHNNLQAVLSHLISTQAATVVREEDPKQVTESKKKSPQLSPSAAKSDLPPPYSVAVAPLYASIPMYSPSIMKSSPTSSPPATSTKPAKGKSKSKSESKESGEHQSRKSRSQQSSTAGQAFIPGSGFYDYSLPDRGLGSCSPATTRPSPPQAGKMVGMVTGWPFSQSPIQLPIPSPTSSEKSRTSPLDLSSTPQKETQKSPTGNSQKTEQVVSSSKNSFPGEQAKKQLNSESKVIAEEKQAPAKTTIAHYDKNVLIFGENAVEIISVGNNKWIVRNEDELCHVATGEVLKKKKSGETSPTVQVKRLSSEGSSEGSMLKVPKINVTDSVNGAGAKKSPQTVVNGSNVKDAARVDGSGERVDDNRNSCPVLQKMLKPITGSQ, encoded by the exons ATGATGACAGCAGAGGTAATAAACATCCAGGTGAAGCAGGAATCCTCAGACGCAAATCATCAGAACACAACAGCCACCAAGGTAACGGAACCCAACGAAAATGGAGTCCAGGTGTCCGAGGAAACCACATCCCAGGTAGAGACGGCCCCCCAGGCAGTGCTTGTACAGGCGGGTACCACTTTGGAGGGTGGCAGTGTCAGCGCCAGCGAACAGCTGCAGCGCATGATTCAGCAGCAGTATCTAGTCAACCTTATCCAGTTTCAGCAATCTATGCTGCAG ACTGGGCAGGCAATGCAGCACCACCAAAGTTTACTCTCAGCCATAGACTTCACCAAACTGAACCAGGAGGCCACCGCCTCTTGTGATGCTGCAGCCACACAGGTTGCTAGCGACACGCTGGACAAGGACAAGAAACAGGCCAAGGTCAACATTGAAGGTCTCCTTGAGATCGGCTCTGACTCTGAGACCAATGAAAATGGGGACAGTGTCCTGGGAGATGGGTGTGATGATCTTGGAAAAGGGGGCAGAGAGAGGATCAGGCACTCTG TTGGTGGAAGAAATATAAACCAGTATGGCAGAGAGTTTACAAACGGTCGTCCCTTGCCTGACCATTTAAGAGTCCAGATTCTGCAATTAGCCTTGCAAGGCATTCGTCCCTGTGAAATCAGCCGGCAGCTACAGGTGTCACATGGTTGTGTGAGCAAGATCCTCAACAG aTACAGGAAGACAGGAAGCATTAACCCTGGTCAAATAGGAGGAAGTAAACCAAAGGTCACGACCCCTGATGTAGTGAACCGTGTCCGACAGTATAAGCTAGAAAATCCACAGATGTTTGCCTGGGAAATTAGACAAAA ACTTCTAGCAGACAAGATTTGTAATGAGAAGAACATCCCCTCCATAAGCTCAATAAACAGAATTATACGCGACAAAGCCATTTTACAGCGACGGTGCATTGAGGGAATTCCTGTCGTCGACTCAGATGAT GGTGAAACAGATGAACTGACAATTGATCCGGAACATCTGAAGCATTTCATGATTGTACCCAATCTGACTCCAAACAGCAGTGAGGGCCAGACAGTCATTCCCATTCAAGCTCTGTCCAGTCTCCCCACAGATACGGCTCAGACAGTGGTCATCCCCACAGTCAGCATGCCCAGTCAGGGCCCGGTCACATCCACCTCCCCCAACTCTCCAAACTCTGCAGTCGTTACCTATCAGGTGACATCATCACCCTCACAGCCAGCATCCACTCCACTGGTCGGTTCTCAGAGAACTTCAGAGTCAGAGACGTATGACATTGAAAAAGAACAAGAGACTGCTGTGTCTTTTATACAGGAATCGTCCAGTGAAGATGGAGAATCATCCAAAGGTCATGACATCAAGGTCATTCAGCTAGAATATACTACTAATAATGATGAACAAAACAAGGAGGCACGGTCCGGTCAGGATAAGACTGAGGTGTCTGTAGCAGAAACGAGCAGGCATAATAACCTGCAGGCAGTACTCTCCCATTTGATTTCCACACAAGCTGCAACTGTTGTGAGAGAAGAAGATCCCAAACAGGTCACAGAGTCCAAGAAAAAATCTCCACAGCTCTCTCCATCTGCAGCTAAATCAGACCTGCCTCCTCCCTACAGTGTAGCAGTGGCGCCTCTGTATGCAAGCATTCCAATGTACAGTCCATCTATAATGAAATCCTCACCTACAAGTTCACCGCCTGCAACAAGTACCAAACCAGCAAAAGGGAAATCCAAATCAAAGTCAGAGAGCAAGGAGAGTGGAGAGCACCAAAGCAGAAAATCTCGATCACAACAGAGTTCCACAGCTGGGCAAGCATTCATCCCTGGGTCTGGGTTCTATGATTATTCTCTACCAGACAGAGGACTTGGATCCTGTTCACCTGCAACTACCAGACCCTCCCCACCCCAAGCAGGTAAGATGGTGGGAATGGTTACTGGTTGGCCCTTTTCACAGTCTCCAATTCAGCTACCTATACCCAGTCCAACTTCATCAGAGAAGAGTCGTACCTCTCCACTGGATCTTTCTTCTACTCCCCAGAAGGAGACCCAAAAATCCCCCACTGGAAATTCACAGAAAACAGAACAAGTTGTAAGTTCCTCAAAAAATTCTTTTCCTGGTGAACAAGCAAAGAAGCAACTTAATTCAGAGAGTAAAGTTATTGCAGAAGAGAAACAAGCTCCTGCTAAAACTACCATTGCCcattatgataaaaatgtaCTTATCTTTGGGGAAAATGCTGTGGAAATCATATCAGTTGGAAATAACAAGTGGATTGTTAGAAATGAGGATGAACTGTGTCACGTTGCAACTGGAGAGGtcttaaagaagaaaaaatcaggAGAAACTTCTCCAACAGTGCAAGTCAAAAGGCTGTCATCAGAGGGTTCTAGTGAAGGTAGCATGTTAAAGGTTCCTAAAATCAATGTGACAGATTCTGTAAATGGAGCAGGTGCTAAGAAATCTCCACAAACTGTTGTAAATGGTTCAAATGTTAAAGATGCCGCCAGAGTGGATGGAAGCGGAGAACGAGTTGATGACAACCGGAACAGTTGTCCTGTGCTACAAAAAATGTTGAAGCCGATTACTGGTAGTCAGTGA
- the LOC105334477 gene encoding uncharacterized protein, translating to MGHVHSRRRKEKDLKNLKEDYTDYVISALDNHNPEILYHKKKMNRLSMQELESYRIKQVQKGLNRMSADIERLGRNSARNEVQWEKSMSLNRNLNTYQGSLDRVSESFSYEKLDVDDHPALTKLQNEQNRRLEKMEERMNRIRTHAMQEAERRKFAIMFKAKTQPNTLDVNKNEKILPDENNPVLPCEKDIGKDRCCDKKLDDSGDIIPVTVVKDSEVEKVRRSTPVNSKEQNGSVVKNTSFLSNMPALSNMDLSDPKSYLMLPFLLPIFVIMMIVRRIQEVHNSNHQSSQKK from the exons ATGGGGCATGTACACTCAAGGCGAAGGAAGGAGAAAGATCTGAAGAATTTAAAGGAAGATTACACGGATTATGTGATCAGTGCCCTGGATAATCATAATCCGGAGATATTATACCACAAAAAGAAGATGAACCGACTCTCGATGCAGGAGTTAGAAAGTTACAGAATTAAACAAGTTCAGAAAGGACTTAACCGAATGTCTGCGGACATAGAGAGACTGGGAAGAAACTCCGCGAGGAACGAGGTTCAGTGGGAAAAGTCCATGTCTCTCAATCGCAATCTAAACACTTATCAAGGATCACTGGACAGAGTTTCGGAATCGTTCAGTTATGAAAAACTAGATGTGGATGATCATCCGGCTTTAACGaaattacaaaatgaacaaaaccGTCGGCTAGAGAAGATGGAGGAACGGATGAATAGAATTCGAACTCATGCTATGCAAGAAGCAGAGAGACGCAAATTCGCTATTATGTTCAAAGCTAAAACACAACCAAACACGCTGgatgtgaataaaaatgaaaagatcTTGCCGGATGAAAACAATCCTGTTCTGCCATGTGAAAAAGACATTGGAAAAGATAGGTGTTGTGATAAAAAGTTAGATGACAGCGGTGATATAATTCCTGTCACGGTGGTGAAAGACTCGGAAGTAGAAAAAGTTCGCAGAAGTACACCAGTGAATTCTAAGGAACAGAACGGTTCGGTTGTAAAGAATACGTCATTCTTGTCAAATATGCCTGCCCTGAGTAACATGGATCTAA GTGATCCTAAATCGTATCTCATGCTGCCTTTTCTCTTGCCGATTTTTGTCATAATGATGATTGTGAGAAGAATCCAAGAGGTACACAACTCTAACCACCAGTCATCGCAGAAAAAGTGA